One Clostridium estertheticum DNA segment encodes these proteins:
- a CDS encoding PilZ domain-containing protein, giving the protein METRDIRKFFRIECKTPICTQISIVKFNNKTVTTGTGNICVENISSGGLKFLYSLNLPVSDIMVIEFKVIIEDMSTAFYGNIVRKEEIDRGIYRYGVQFVNKADNDHEQFISKLSQLNKEGILSNSALCSCDGADCIRKYKGKFNKRLYKRYKLNNNFVAKMKVYKISNKSGIWQWVTILIDNISQDGIQFITDIEVPMDVDTLLEFSIVIADIKIYAKGYALWRAKAEENKYRYGVKLDIPDSEKEKIAGILEEVVDFSLEKGLLTRECFRLKFNYPKPEEHGFEWWV; this is encoded by the coding sequence ATGGAAACAAGAGATATTAGAAAATTTTTTAGAATTGAGTGTAAAACACCAATTTGTACACAAATTTCTATTGTTAAATTTAATAATAAAACGGTCACTACTGGAACGGGAAATATTTGTGTGGAAAATATCAGCTCTGGTGGTCTTAAGTTTCTGTATAGTTTAAACCTACCAGTAAGTGATATTATGGTTATTGAGTTTAAGGTGATCATTGAAGATATGAGCACTGCTTTTTATGGTAATATTGTGAGAAAAGAAGAAATTGATAGGGGTATATATAGATATGGAGTTCAGTTTGTTAATAAGGCTGATAATGATCATGAACAGTTCATAAGCAAGCTTAGTCAGTTAAATAAAGAGGGGATTTTAAGCAATTCTGCACTTTGCTCATGTGATGGAGCAGATTGTATTAGAAAATATAAGGGGAAATTTAATAAAAGACTATATAAAAGATATAAGCTTAATAATAATTTTGTTGCAAAAATGAAAGTATACAAAATTAGTAATAAATCTGGCATATGGCAGTGGGTCACTATATTAATAGATAATATCTCACAAGATGGTATTCAATTTATTACTGACATCGAAGTACCAATGGATGTGGATACACTTTTAGAATTTAGTATAGTTATTGCTGATATAAAAATTTATGCTAAAGGTTATGCGCTCTGGAGAGCAAAAGCTGAAGAGAATAAATATAGATATGGTGTGAAATTAGATATCCCTGATTCAGAAAAGGAAAAGATAGCTGGTATTTTAGAAGAAGTAGTGGATTTTTCTTTAGAAAAAGGATTATTAACACGAGAATGTTTTAGACTAAAGTTTAATTATCCAAAGCCTGAAGAACATGGCTTTGAGTGGTGGGTATAA
- a CDS encoding response regulator, with translation MRFFIIDDDQVVRSILSEIIEDFDLGEVVGEADNGSTVDSDLLSYKKVDILIIDLLMPIKDGLNTVKDLGSEFKGKIIMISQVENKEMIGNAYALGVEYYITKPINRLEFIGITKKVVAHMQLQKSINDIKETLSVLGTGTQINKNLPTSSEKNILTAGQFLLTEIGLISESGSKDILNILEYLFELEKDTPLGHEFPSLKDIFINLATKKNSVSGNQDDIKKEMKASEQRIRRAIFQSLNHLASLGLTDYSNPKFEEYASKYFHFAEVRKKMMELANDDLCMSPTRINIKKFIKTLYIEAKKLI, from the coding sequence ATGCGATTTTTTATAATTGATGATGACCAGGTTGTTCGTTCTATTTTAAGTGAAATCATAGAAGATTTTGATCTTGGAGAAGTGGTGGGAGAGGCTGATAATGGTTCTACTGTAGATTCTGATCTCCTTTCATATAAAAAAGTAGATATACTTATTATTGATTTGTTAATGCCTATTAAAGATGGGCTAAATACTGTAAAAGATTTAGGCTCAGAATTTAAAGGAAAAATAATAATGATCTCCCAGGTGGAAAATAAAGAAATGATAGGAAACGCCTATGCCCTTGGGGTTGAATATTATATTACTAAACCTATTAATAGACTTGAATTCATTGGAATTACTAAAAAAGTAGTTGCACACATGCAGCTACAAAAATCCATTAATGATATTAAAGAGACCTTAAGTGTTTTAGGAACTGGAACACAAATAAACAAAAACTTGCCTACCTCTTCCGAAAAAAATATTCTTACTGCTGGACAGTTTCTCTTAACTGAGATAGGCCTAATAAGTGAAAGTGGCAGTAAAGATATATTAAATATTTTAGAATACTTATTTGAGCTTGAAAAGGATACACCCCTTGGACATGAATTTCCTTCATTAAAAGATATTTTTATAAATTTAGCTACAAAAAAGAATAGTGTTTCTGGAAATCAAGATGATATAAAAAAGGAAATGAAAGCTTCTGAACAAAGGATTAGACGGGCAATTTTTCAATCCCTAAACCATTTAGCTTCCCTAGGACTCACAGACTATTCAAATCCTAAATTCGAAGAATATGCCTCAAAATATTTCCACTTTGCAGAAGTTAGAAAAAAAATGATGGAGCTTGCAAATGATGATCTCTGTATGTCTCCTACACGCATTAACATTAAAAAATTTATTAAGACCCTTTATATTGAGGCTAAAAAACTAATTTAA
- a CDS encoding ATP-binding protein, whose translation MKDNYFTLIFIAIIVTLAGELKFYPFHGSFRIGLGIPIFFLFLLWTRKIPAILAGFLVGIFVVAFRITLDSYFNGSFHFSSELVLHFSSLFYYVTYSLLFYLAKINKIHHRPLLIGFFAVLIEMTASMMELLVRHLILGNTINFTMISEIIIISFIRSFFTLSFFYIVMLNRAKHLAEKQLRQNSHMILLISNLYEESVQLRKSLQNAEDITRDCYTLYQNLLNTDTILNVKELSQKLLGITGQVHEIKKDNQRIYAGLSKMIADGNSTDYMTIDEIISIILETNKKYSYSLHKNIEFNSVINDVYPPMHVYTVLSIINNLVSNSVEAIKIDGSINLSISKTRELIEFIVADDAGGIPNNKKELIFKPGYTTKYDNSGKPSTGMGLPYIKDVVNNLKGTIVARDNSENLGTIFVIQLPISNLIQKG comes from the coding sequence TTGAAAGATAATTATTTTACTCTGATTTTTATAGCAATCATTGTAACTTTAGCCGGTGAACTCAAGTTTTATCCCTTTCATGGCAGTTTTAGAATAGGACTGGGCATACCAATATTTTTCTTGTTTCTGCTTTGGACTCGTAAAATTCCTGCAATTCTAGCAGGTTTTCTAGTAGGAATTTTCGTTGTTGCCTTTCGTATTACTTTAGATTCCTATTTTAATGGCAGTTTTCATTTTAGTTCTGAATTGGTATTACACTTTTCTTCCCTATTTTATTATGTAACTTACTCTTTGCTTTTTTATTTAGCAAAGATAAATAAAATTCATCATCGTCCTCTATTAATTGGTTTTTTTGCAGTTTTAATAGAAATGACTGCTAGCATGATGGAACTTTTAGTTAGACATTTGATTTTAGGAAACACAATAAATTTCACTATGATTAGCGAAATTATTATAATATCCTTTATAAGAAGCTTTTTCACCCTAAGTTTCTTTTATATCGTTATGCTTAACAGAGCAAAACATTTAGCAGAAAAGCAGCTAAGGCAAAACTCTCATATGATATTATTAATTTCTAATTTATATGAGGAATCAGTTCAATTAAGAAAATCACTACAAAATGCTGAAGATATCACTAGAGATTGTTATACTCTCTACCAAAATCTATTAAATACGGATACTATTTTAAATGTTAAAGAATTAAGCCAAAAATTATTGGGTATTACAGGTCAGGTACATGAAATAAAAAAAGATAACCAAAGAATTTATGCAGGATTATCCAAGATGATAGCTGATGGTAATTCTACTGATTATATGACAATTGATGAAATAATTAGCATCATTCTTGAAACAAATAAAAAATATTCTTACTCATTACATAAAAATATTGAATTCAATTCAGTAATTAATGATGTTTATCCTCCAATGCATGTCTACACAGTACTTTCTATTATTAATAATTTAGTGTCAAATTCTGTAGAAGCAATAAAGATTGACGGATCAATAAATCTCTCTATAAGTAAAACTCGTGAATTAATTGAGTTTATAGTTGCAGATGATGCTGGTGGCATACCTAATAATAAAAAAGAGCTTATATTTAAACCAGGCTACACCACTAAATATGATAATTCTGGGAAGCCATCCACAGGCATGGGCCTGCCCTATATAAAAGATGTAGTAAATAACCTTAAAGGTACTATAGTAGCACGAGATAATAGCGAAAACCTTGGAACAATATTTGTTATTCAATTACCAATAAGCAATTTAATTCAGAAAGGGTGA
- a CDS encoding cation:dicarboxylate symporter family transporter: protein MKKIKFTLAMQILIGLILGVIVGAVFYGNPAVSTFLKPMGDIFLRLIKMIVVPIVFSSLVVGIAGVGDIKKVGKLGGKTLLYFEVITTVAIVLGLLIGNVFHPGTGIDMHSLVKTSISSYVDTASTVQHHTFADTFVNIVPTNIVKSLADGDMLSIIFFSIMFGLGIGAIGEKGKPVLRLCEGIAQAMFWVTNQIMKVAPFGVFALIGITVSKFGIAALIPLAKLAITTYGAMIFFVIVILGSVARMVNVNIFSFIKLLKEELILAYSTASSEAVLPKLMQKMEKFGCPKAIASFVIPTGYSFNLDGSTLYQAIAALFIAQLYGIHLPLLTQINLMVVLMLTSKGIAGVPGVSFVVLLATLGSVGIPIEGLAFIAGIDRILDMARTAVNVVGNSLACVVISKWEGQYNPIKGNEYIESMDQIAVNS from the coding sequence ATGAAGAAAATTAAATTTACCTTAGCTATGCAAATTCTTATTGGTCTTATTTTAGGTGTTATTGTAGGAGCGGTATTTTATGGTAACCCAGCAGTGTCAACTTTCCTTAAACCTATGGGCGATATCTTTTTAAGGTTAATTAAAATGATAGTTGTACCAATTGTTTTCTCATCATTAGTTGTAGGTATAGCTGGTGTAGGAGATATAAAGAAAGTTGGAAAACTTGGTGGTAAGACACTTCTATATTTTGAAGTTATAACTACTGTTGCAATAGTTCTGGGTTTATTAATAGGAAATGTATTTCACCCAGGAACTGGTATAGATATGCATTCTCTTGTTAAAACAAGTATTTCAAGTTATGTTGATACTGCATCAACTGTTCAACATCACACTTTCGCAGATACCTTTGTAAATATTGTTCCAACTAATATTGTTAAATCCTTAGCTGACGGAGATATGCTTTCAATTATTTTCTTCTCAATTATGTTCGGACTCGGAATTGGGGCAATTGGAGAAAAAGGCAAACCAGTTCTTCGACTTTGTGAAGGTATCGCGCAGGCAATGTTCTGGGTAACTAACCAAATAATGAAGGTTGCGCCCTTTGGTGTATTCGCATTAATAGGTATAACAGTTTCCAAATTTGGTATTGCTGCTTTAATTCCACTTGCCAAATTAGCTATAACCACATACGGTGCTATGATATTCTTTGTAATAGTTATATTGGGATCAGTGGCTAGAATGGTTAATGTAAATATATTTTCCTTTATAAAACTTTTAAAGGAGGAACTAATACTGGCATATAGTACTGCTAGTTCTGAAGCAGTTTTACCAAAACTAATGCAGAAAATGGAGAAGTTCGGTTGTCCAAAGGCAATAGCATCCTTTGTTATACCAACAGGATATTCATTTAATCTAGATGGTTCCACTTTATATCAAGCCATAGCAGCGCTTTTCATTGCGCAACTATATGGAATTCACTTACCATTGCTTACACAAATCAATCTAATGGTTGTATTAATGCTTACTTCAAAAGGTATAGCAGGGGTTCCAGGAGTCTCCTTTGTAGTTCTTTTAGCCACATTAGGTTCTGTAGGGATTCCAATAGAAGGATTAGCCTTCATAGCAGGTATAGATCGTATCTTAGATATGGCAAGAACTGCTGTAAATGTAGTTGGTAATTCTCTCGCTTGTGTAGTTATATCCAAATGGGAGGGCCAATATAACCCTATAAAAGGAAATGAGTATATAGAATCAATGGATCAAATTGCAGTAAATAGCTAA
- a CDS encoding sigma-54 interaction domain-containing protein — MVKVVAIVTFVVSAAKFYEGQLKELFGDSIDVKLFSFEDNSINKIINADVVMVSTYSIYETVKKNISDECEIVIPNLTLSKIVLKQIKKIPSGTKCMLVNSSADMCIDTISLFSQLGINHLELIPVYPGINEIQELDFAITPGESKFVPKNVKKVMDIGDRILDTSTIIEIVLKLKLEYLLKEDKFIEYSDRVASNGYSLEELAGKTNKLESQFDILLKVLDEGIIGVNANGIIFAFNNSAERIIGKRKDEVLGKPVIEIISDIPFNTVINTLEPIKSKLIKINDVYIDLNLVPVISKNKSIGAFAIIKKFKDAEYRQQKLRLQLLNRGYRAKYSFEDIVGESPIIVKTKHIAEKMAKASSPVLITGESGTGKELFAQALHMSSLRKEFPFVAVNCAAIPESLLESELFGYEEGAFTGAKKGGKLGLFEFAHMGTLFLDEIEEMSFNLQSKLLRILQEKEVTRIGGDRVINVDVRIIAATNEDIKELVCKGNFRKDLYYRLNVLPLNIPPLRDRGQDILLIMEKLKQDLESKFQLSDEIKKIFLDYTWEGNIRELRNYIEYLTCISEGEIAVEDLPFNLCNSTRNTTVINIYENTEFKDFINMVGERLSDYLLVLEQLAICYKNRVGIGRRAIAKIACEKNIFLTEPEIRTIFVNLEKYKMIIISKGRGGSKITDLGLKFLQ; from the coding sequence ATGGTTAAAGTAGTAGCAATTGTTACATTCGTTGTTTCAGCTGCAAAATTTTATGAAGGGCAATTAAAAGAGCTATTTGGAGATAGTATTGATGTTAAGTTGTTTTCATTTGAAGATAATTCAATTAATAAAATAATAAATGCTGATGTAGTAATGGTATCAACATATTCAATTTATGAAACAGTAAAAAAGAATATTTCAGATGAATGTGAAATTGTAATTCCAAATTTAACTTTATCCAAAATTGTACTTAAACAAATTAAAAAAATACCGAGTGGAACAAAGTGTATGCTTGTTAATTCCAGTGCAGATATGTGCATTGATACTATTTCTTTGTTTAGTCAATTGGGAATAAATCATTTAGAATTAATTCCTGTATACCCAGGAATCAATGAAATTCAAGAGCTTGATTTTGCAATAACACCTGGAGAATCAAAATTTGTTCCCAAGAATGTTAAGAAGGTTATGGATATTGGAGATAGAATTTTAGATACTAGTACTATAATTGAGATTGTACTAAAGTTAAAACTTGAATATTTATTAAAAGAAGACAAGTTTATAGAGTATTCTGATAGGGTTGCATCAAATGGCTATAGTTTAGAAGAATTAGCAGGTAAGACAAATAAACTTGAAAGCCAGTTTGATATTCTGTTAAAAGTATTAGATGAGGGTATAATTGGGGTTAATGCTAATGGAATTATTTTTGCCTTTAATAATAGTGCAGAAAGAATTATTGGGAAAAGGAAAGATGAAGTTCTTGGAAAGCCAGTAATAGAAATTATTTCCGACATTCCTTTTAATACTGTTATAAATACATTAGAACCTATTAAGTCTAAATTGATAAAAATAAATGATGTTTATATTGATTTAAACCTTGTACCCGTTATTAGTAAGAATAAATCAATTGGTGCATTTGCTATAATAAAAAAGTTTAAGGATGCCGAATATCGGCAGCAAAAATTAAGATTACAGTTATTAAATAGGGGATATAGAGCAAAGTACTCTTTTGAAGACATAGTTGGTGAAAGTCCAATAATTGTAAAAACAAAACATATAGCAGAAAAAATGGCTAAAGCAAGTTCGCCTGTTTTGATTACAGGAGAAAGTGGTACGGGGAAAGAGCTTTTTGCCCAAGCGCTTCATATGAGTTCCTTAAGGAAAGAATTTCCTTTTGTTGCAGTTAATTGTGCTGCTATTCCTGAAAGTTTACTAGAAAGTGAACTTTTCGGATATGAGGAAGGTGCTTTTACTGGAGCAAAAAAAGGAGGGAAGCTTGGTTTATTTGAATTCGCACATATGGGTACTTTGTTTTTGGACGAGATAGAAGAAATGAGTTTTAACCTTCAATCAAAACTATTGAGGATTTTGCAGGAGAAGGAAGTTACTCGTATAGGTGGAGATAGGGTTATCAATGTGGATGTAAGAATTATTGCTGCTACAAATGAAGATATAAAGGAACTTGTATGCAAGGGTAATTTCAGGAAGGATCTATATTATAGGTTGAATGTTCTACCATTAAATATTCCACCTCTAAGAGATAGGGGACAAGATATACTACTTATCATGGAAAAGCTAAAACAGGATCTAGAAAGTAAGTTTCAACTTTCAGATGAAATTAAAAAAATATTTTTAGATTATACATGGGAAGGAAATATAAGAGAGCTTCGAAATTATATCGAATACTTAACATGTATTTCAGAGGGAGAAATAGCTGTTGAAGATCTTCCATTTAATTTATGCAATTCAACAAGAAATACAACTGTAATAAACATCTATGAAAATACAGAATTTAAAGATTTTATAAATATGGTAGGGGAGAGGCTTAGCGATTATTTATTAGTATTAGAACAGTTAGCCATTTGCTACAAAAATCGAGTTGGAATAGGGCGCAGGGCAATCGCTAAGATTGCATGCGAGAAAAACATATTTTTAACTGAACCAGAAATAAGGACAATATTTGTGAACTTGGAAAAATATAAAATGATAATAATATCTAAAGGTAGAGGTGGAAGTAAAATAACTGATTTAGGTCTAAAATTTCTACAATAG
- a CDS encoding MalY/PatB family protein, with translation MKYNFDEINNRKVNFSAKYDELKPKFGRDDLIPMWIADMDFKTAKPIIDAIINRAEQGIFGYVSRPDSYFESACEWYKKKYGWNLKSEWMAHSHGVIPGMVMMIKEFTKPKDKIIIQSPVYNEFFDIVEDHDRELVVNPLKIVNGRYEMDYDDLEQKAKAGAKMFFLCNPHNPVGRVWTKEELIKLGDICLKYGIQVIADEIHCELVYGNNKYTPFASISEEFFENSITCISPSKTFNLAGLQSSILIFGDKQQLETYNHLLQIQDIKRNNCFSLVATEAAYRYGEEWLKQLLEYLKGNLDFVNDYIKLNIPKLKTYTPEGTYFAWIDCKELEMSAKELEDFMNNEVKVAFGLWYGKESEGYVRMNVACPRSVVEQALIRLKTAIDKL, from the coding sequence ATGAAATATAATTTTGATGAAATTAACAATAGGAAAGTGAATTTTTCTGCTAAATATGATGAATTGAAACCTAAGTTTGGACGTGATGATTTAATACCGATGTGGATTGCAGATATGGACTTTAAAACTGCAAAACCGATTATTGATGCAATAATAAATAGAGCAGAGCAAGGAATATTTGGATATGTTTCAAGACCAGATTCATATTTTGAATCAGCTTGTGAATGGTATAAAAAGAAATATGGATGGAATCTCAAAAGTGAATGGATGGCTCACAGCCATGGGGTAATTCCGGGAATGGTTATGATGATCAAAGAATTTACTAAACCCAAAGATAAAATAATAATTCAATCACCAGTTTATAACGAATTCTTTGATATTGTAGAGGATCATGATAGAGAATTGGTTGTAAATCCATTAAAAATTGTAAATGGTCGATATGAAATGGATTATGATGACTTGGAACAAAAAGCAAAAGCAGGAGCTAAAATGTTTTTCCTTTGCAATCCACATAATCCAGTTGGACGAGTATGGACAAAAGAGGAATTAATAAAGCTTGGAGATATTTGTCTGAAGTACGGAATACAAGTTATAGCAGATGAAATACATTGCGAGCTAGTGTATGGAAATAATAAATATACTCCATTTGCATCCATTTCAGAAGAATTTTTTGAAAATTCTATAACCTGTATTTCACCAAGTAAGACCTTCAATTTAGCGGGGCTACAATCATCTATACTAATTTTTGGAGATAAACAGCAACTGGAAACATATAATCATCTTTTACAAATACAAGATATAAAAAGAAATAATTGTTTTAGCTTGGTTGCCACTGAAGCTGCATACAGGTATGGAGAAGAATGGCTTAAACAGCTATTGGAATATTTAAAGGGTAATCTAGATTTTGTAAATGATTACATTAAATTAAATATACCGAAACTAAAAACTTATACTCCCGAAGGAACATATTTTGCTTGGATAGACTGCAAAGAACTTGAAATGAGCGCTAAGGAACTAGAAGATTTTATGAATAATGAGGTTAAAGTAGCATTTGGCTTATGGTATGGAAAAGAGAGCGAAGGGTATGTAAGAATGAATGTTGCATGTCCTAGATCAGTAGTTGAGCAAGCATTAATAAGATTAAAGACAGCTATAGATAAGTTGTAA
- a CDS encoding APC family permease — MSKEKTEKLKRSMNTFEGMMFVIGLVIGSGVFLKPAVVLKNMGSTGSSILIWIVGGVITTAAALTVAEITGYIPKVGGMIAYLAELYNDKISFLFGWISTFINMPASVAANAIAFAIFSTFFIPLTGMQQKILAVSLVVLLAVAQIISTRYGVWLQTVATIGKLLPMALIVIFGLLHGTTSHINMELVGDLKNGSPAVALLGVLWAYDGWLSVCSLADDMKRPAKDLPKAIIIGIGLVMVVYVTFNLAIFHVLPGNVAVNSSKIGVDVSTILFGKSGAIFITIGMMLSVFGCMNGLLACGSRYAYAMGQRKQLPGSKALSEVNSKQGTPINAILLESIVAILYVVTGTFNSITDMVVFVLWIFYTLGIIGVFILRKRVVHNPELYHVPLYPITPIIGAVGGMYLIFATIKDSPISAIVGTGLTLIGLPVYYYYNKKNKKDAENQDIVL, encoded by the coding sequence ATGAGTAAGGAAAAAACAGAGAAACTGAAAAGAAGCATGAATACGTTTGAAGGTATGATGTTTGTTATTGGGTTGGTTATTGGATCAGGCGTGTTCTTAAAGCCAGCAGTAGTTCTAAAAAATATGGGTTCTACAGGTAGCTCAATATTGATATGGATTGTTGGTGGTGTTATTACTACAGCGGCAGCTCTTACTGTAGCAGAAATCACTGGGTATATACCTAAAGTAGGAGGAATGATTGCCTATTTAGCAGAATTATATAATGATAAAATTAGTTTCTTATTTGGTTGGATAAGCACTTTTATAAATATGCCAGCATCAGTTGCAGCAAATGCCATAGCTTTTGCAATATTTTCAACGTTCTTTATACCTTTAACTGGTATGCAGCAGAAAATTTTAGCAGTCTCATTAGTTGTTTTATTAGCAGTAGCGCAAATAATTTCAACTAGATATGGAGTTTGGCTGCAGACAGTAGCAACAATAGGTAAATTACTTCCAATGGCATTAATAGTCATTTTTGGCTTACTACATGGTACAACCTCTCATATAAATATGGAATTAGTTGGGGATCTTAAAAATGGCTCTCCTGCAGTTGCCTTACTGGGTGTATTATGGGCATATGATGGTTGGTTAAGTGTATGTTCTTTAGCTGATGATATGAAAAGACCTGCGAAGGATTTACCAAAGGCAATAATTATAGGAATAGGACTTGTTATGGTTGTATATGTTACTTTTAATTTGGCTATATTTCATGTATTGCCAGGTAATGTAGCAGTAAATTCAAGTAAAATTGGTGTAGATGTAAGTACAATCCTATTTGGAAAAAGTGGTGCAATTTTTATAACTATTGGAATGATGCTTTCAGTATTTGGATGTATGAACGGGTTACTCGCCTGTGGTTCCAGGTATGCCTACGCAATGGGACAACGTAAACAATTGCCTGGATCAAAGGCTTTAAGTGAAGTAAACTCTAAACAGGGAACTCCAATTAATGCAATATTACTAGAATCCATAGTTGCAATTTTATATGTAGTAACTGGTACATTTAATTCAATAACTGACATGGTCGTATTTGTATTATGGATTTTCTATACATTGGGTATCATTGGAGTATTTATTCTAAGAAAGAGGGTGGTACATAACCCCGAACTTTATCATGTACCATTATACCCAATTACACCAATAATTGGAGCAGTAGGAGGAATGTATTTAATATTTGCAACTATCAAAGATTCACCTATTAGTGCTATTGTTGGAACAGGACTCACGTTAATAGGGTTACCTGTATATTATTATTACAATAAAAAAAATAAAAAAGACGCTGAAAACCAAGATATAGTTTTATAA
- a CDS encoding D-cysteine desulfhydrase family protein, whose amino-acid sequence MIKIPEKIIFANLPTRIEKLERLSQKLGGPNIYIKRDDQTGTEVSGNKIRKLEFSVREALNQGADVLITCGGIQSNHCRATAAVASRLGMKSVLVLRGDSETEVDGNLLIDKLLGAEIRFITPEEYKNNKAEIMEQIKAQLEKQGCKPYIIPEGASNGIGGFGYYNAMEEIICQEKEMDVHFDGIVLAVGSGGTHSGLFLASKTLEYTGEIYGFNVCDDAQHFKNEIYKILHESMQYLDVDLHISKDEIHIMDGYVGRGYALSRPEELNFIHDFAKLEGIILDPVYTGKAMYGLVEEIKKGTFKNCKNILFIHTGGAFGLFPQKHLFMF is encoded by the coding sequence ATGATTAAAATTCCAGAAAAAATAATATTTGCAAACCTACCAACAAGGATAGAAAAACTAGAACGGCTGTCGCAAAAACTGGGTGGACCTAATATCTATATAAAAAGAGATGATCAAACAGGAACAGAAGTCTCCGGTAATAAGATAAGAAAACTTGAATTTTCTGTAAGAGAAGCTCTTAATCAAGGCGCAGATGTACTTATTACCTGTGGAGGAATTCAATCTAATCACTGCAGAGCTACGGCGGCAGTAGCTTCAAGGCTTGGAATGAAATCAGTACTTGTTTTAAGAGGTGATTCAGAGACAGAAGTAGATGGAAACTTGCTTATAGATAAGCTTTTGGGAGCGGAAATTCGCTTTATTACTCCAGAAGAATATAAAAATAATAAAGCTGAAATTATGGAACAAATCAAGGCGCAATTAGAGAAACAGGGATGTAAGCCTTATATTATACCAGAAGGTGCTTCTAATGGAATTGGTGGATTTGGGTACTATAATGCCATGGAGGAAATCATTTGCCAGGAAAAGGAAATGGATGTGCATTTCGATGGAATTGTACTGGCAGTAGGATCTGGTGGAACTCATTCTGGACTATTTCTAGCAAGCAAAACACTGGAGTATACTGGTGAAATCTATGGGTTCAACGTTTGTGATGACGCGCAGCACTTCAAAAATGAGATTTATAAAATATTGCATGAAAGTATGCAGTACCTCGATGTGGATTTACACATTTCAAAAGATGAAATTCATATTATGGATGGATATGTGGGAAGAGGATATGCACTGAGCAGGCCAGAAGAGCTTAACTTTATTCATGACTTTGCAAAACTAGAGGGAATTATTTTAGATCCTGTATATACTGGTAAAGCAATGTATGGATTGGTAGAAGAAATTAAAAAGGGAACATTTAAAAACTGTAAAAACATCCTATTTATTCATACCGGAGGAGCATTTGGATTGTTCCCTCAGAAACACTTATTTATGTTTTAG